From the Helianthus annuus cultivar XRQ/B chromosome 17, HanXRQr2.0-SUNRISE, whole genome shotgun sequence genome, the window TTTTAAGTGACGCATGTACCTTTTTCCAATTGTTATACCCACCGCACACAAATGTGTCTCTACCATCTCCGAAGTGGCTCCTAGACAAATAGCAACATAAGCAAAACACGCGATCCGATTTTGAGCTATACTCTAACCATCCTTTATACTCATGTTTGTCATACCATTCTTCCTTAAATTTTCTTAACTCGTCACCTTGAAACTTTGTTTGTGGGAATTCGATACCTCTTGGTTGATACGGTCCTCTTAGTATATATGCCCTTCTAATCGCATCCTTTTGATTCACGTTATATGATTCTATCGGCTTGCGATCATAAGGATCCGAAGGAAGAGTATCCAAATCAATTAGTTCGGAAGATGTATCCGCTTTCCGCTTGAGAAATCGCGCCATAACGTCtctactcatggttcctatcacaaTCATATTGATCCATGACCATAAATTCATCGTTCCATAATctttttgtttaattttaatttttaactttcaaccattcaaacaatcaaaccctaGAATTGTTTAATCAATCACCCCTAAAAATCAACTAAATAACATAACCATAAAAAAAAATCATCTAAGGGACTAAGGGCAGTAAATCAACAGgaaaaatcatcaaaaaacaATCATAAAAATCATCAAAGGCTAGTAAATCATCAAGTATaatcaataaaaaaaaacataaaactcACCTTTGCTGTTGTGTCGCTGCTGTGTTGTTGGATTCCGGTCAGTTTCCGGCCGGAATTCTGGTCGTGGCTGGCTGTTGTGTTGCTGCTGATGAAGATGAAATCGCTGGGCAGAAGGTTCTCTGGTCGTAGAACCGAAACAAGGGCGGGAGGAAAGAAATTAAGGAAATTGAAGGGGTGTGGGCTAATTGTTAAGTGTTGGGTAATTATTGACTAATGGGCTTTTGGTTTATTGTTGGGTATTGGGCTTGTTGTTTAAGTAGTATAATGTATTGGATTTGGTTTATTGttaggtagttttttttttttttttttataaaagatcagactttaataaaaaatttataatataaattcaaaatatttttaacccaaggggtgcggacgaaaaattccaaggggtgcgaccgaaaaattccaaggggtgcggacaaaaaaattcaaggggtgcggacgggattttttTCGGAAATTTACATTAAAAAATTTTTTTctcgggggtgcgcccgcccaccttgggatggtggtgggtccgcccctggtctcaatttctggccaaagctgatttgttacaaccactttgcacacatgcttaaatgattacacttctggccaaagctgatttgtcttcgtttaagtagaactttaaatagtatattattt encodes:
- the LOC110925276 gene encoding zinc finger MYM-type protein 5-like yields the protein MNLWSWINMIVIGTMSRDVMARFLKRKADTSSELIDLDTLPSDPYDRKPIESYNVNQKDAIRRAYILRGPYQPRGIEFPQTKFQGDELRKFKEEWYDKHEYKGWLEYSSKSDRVFCLCCYLSRSHFGDGRDTFVCGGYNNWKKVHASLKKHVGLVNSLHNKCFQMSADLVNENQAVHTQWDNRTPKEKREYRLRLSASTLLGKRLLNGGLAFRGHDESKDSLNKGNFLELLELMGEMNEELANVT